Proteins encoded by one window of Manis pentadactyla isolate mManPen7 chromosome X, mManPen7.hap1, whole genome shotgun sequence:
- the LOC118934458 gene encoding LOW QUALITY PROTEIN: uncharacterized protein LOC118934458 (The sequence of the model RefSeq protein was modified relative to this genomic sequence to represent the inferred CDS: substituted 2 bases at 2 genomic stop codons) has translation MGQTVTTPLSLTLDHWTEVRARAHNLSVEVKKGLWQTFCTSEWPTLNVGWPPEGTFDLSTLLAVKAVVFQSSSQGHPDQQPYIVVWQELVENPPPWVKPWVQKKMSSRVLVAQAQPQSKEKVHPPPYPPAPAPAPPAPAPPAPAPPAPAPSAPAPPAQVPPAPAPPLPLASGTGAVGPLPGPAQGTRRRRGAAIEPPGIFPLRSYGSPILGEEGDPPFQPLQYWPFSSADLYNWKANHPPFSEEPQKLTGLIESLMFSHQPTWDDCQQLLQVLFTTEERERILLEARKNVPGADGRPSQLPHDIERGFPLTRPNWDFNSPESRERLTIYRQALVAGLRGAARRPTNLAKVREVSQGATEAPAVFLERLMEAFRRYTPFDPTSEEHSASVALAFIGQSAPDIRKKLQRLEGLQDLSLRDLVKEAEKVYHKRETEEEKELRKEKERESKEEKRDRKHERNLTRILAAVVEGKGRLPSSGRTSKAGHLGNRPPLDKDQCAYCKEKGHWVKECPKKPLKKPPKKVLSLLEDEDXGRRGSEPLPEPRVTLKVEGQPVEFLVDTGAQHSVLTQAKGPLSDKKSXVIGATGQKQYVWTTRRTVDLGVGRVNHSFLVILECPTPLLGRDILTKVGAQISFQAGEPLVTNQENKPLSLSVLTIRLEDEYRLFKEPEPSKISQEWFDRFPGAWAETAGMGLAKNQPPVVIELKASALPVTVRQYPMSKEARDGIKPHIQKLMEQGILVKCQSPWNTPLLPVKKAGTGDYRPVQDLREVNKRTQDIHPTVPNPYNLLSSLAPENTWYSVLDLKDAFFCLRLHQSSQPLFAFEWKDPSTGTTGQLTWTRLPQGFKNSPTLFDEALHQDLAFYQASNPQVTLLQYVDDLLIATPTRRTCQKATGALLAELAKLGYRVSAKKAQICQQQVTYLGYSLRNGKRWLTEARKQTVTQIPVPTTARQVREFLGTAEFCRLWIPGYASLAAPLYPLTKGAAPFVWGSEQQQAFDDIKKALLSAPALALPDITKPFILFVDERNGVARGVLTQQWGPWKRPVAYLSKKLDPVSSGWPTCLRVVAAVALLVKDSDKLTLGQKLTVVAPHALESVIRQPPERWMSNARMTHYQTLLLNRDRVEFASPAILNPATLLPDVGKEVLHTCQEILAEETGTRRDLRDQPLEGPGLLTWYTDGSSYIMGGKRMAGAAVVDDDRIVWASGLPTGTSAQGAELVALTQALKMAEGKRLNVYTDSRYAFATAHIHGAIHRQRELLTSAGKDVKNKQEILDLLEAIHRPREVAIIHCPGHQKSDSPIAQGNRRADQAAKQAAQGMNILPLQVYPEATCSKNFQYTPEDLAQMDKLGIQKSPPLGMYKSEDGKIILPQKKAGEYLRQLHQLTYLGANNLKTLVRDSPYHIIGLGKLADEVVRNCVPCQLVNVNRHQVICRKRLRGDRLGAYWEVDFTEIKPAKYGYKYLLVFLDTFSGWAEAFPTKTETAQMVS, from the exons ATGGGACAGACGGTAACGACTCCACTCAGTCTGACGTTAGATcactggacagaagtgagagcgagGGCACACAATTTGTCAGTAGAAGTTAAGAAGGGGctatggcagactttctgtacctccgagtggcccactctTAATGTAgggtggcccccggaggggacttttgacctctccactttacttgcagtaaaagctgttgtttttcagagttcgtctcaaggacatccggatcagcaaccctatattgtggtctggcaggagttagtggaaaatccaccaccctgggtaaagccctgggtgcaaaagaaaatgagctctcGAGTCTTAGTGGCCCAGGCTCAACCTCAGAGCAAGGAAAAAG TCCatccccctccctaccctcctgccccagccccagcgccTCCAGCCCCGGCTCCCCCAGCCCCGGCTCCCCCAGCCCCGGCGCCCTCAGCCCCGGCGCCTCCAGCCcaggtgcccccagccccagcgcccCCACTGCCCCTAGCTTCAGGCACCGGGGCAGTGGGACCGCttccgggaccggcccagggaactcgacGCCGCCGAGGGGCCGCAATAGAACCACCGGGTATTTTTCCCCTCCGGTCTTATGGGTCCCCCATCCTCGGAGAGGAAggggacccgcctttccaacctctgcaatattggccattctcctctgctgatttatacaactggaaagctaaccaccctcctttttcagaagaaccacagaaactaactggactgatagagtccctaatgttttctcaccagcccacttgggatgactgtcagcagcttttacaggtgctcttcaccacggaagaaagagaaaggatcctcctggaagcgcgaaagaatgtgcctggagctgacggacgaccatcacaactccctcatgatatagaaagggggttcccactgaccagacccaactgggactttaattctccagaaagtagggagcgactaaccatctatcgccaggctctggtggcgggTCTTCGCGGGGCCGcgaggcgccccaccaatttggccaaggtaagagaggtcagtcagggagccactgaggcgcctgcagtgttcttagaacgcctgatggaagccttcaggcggtatactccctttGACCCCACTTCCGAGGAGCACAGTGCCTCAGTGGCTCTTgcttttattgggcaatcagcacctgatattagaaagaagcttcagagattggaaggcttacaagatttgtcgctgagagatttagtgaaagaagctgagaaagtttatcataagagagagactgaggaagaaaaggaattgaggaaggagaaggaaagagaaagtaaagaggaaaaaagggataggaaacatgagagaaatttaacaaggATCTTGGCCGCAGTGGTAGAAGGCAAGGGACGCCTGCCCTCTAGCggcagaactagtaaggcagggcacctgggcaaccggcctcctttggataaagatcaatgtgcatattgcaaggaaaaagggcactgggtaaaagaatgccctaaaaagccactaaaAAAGCCTCCAAAGAAGGTGTTGTCCCTGCTGGAAGACGAggattagggaagacggggctcggagcccctccccgagcccagggtaactctgaaagtggaggggcaacccgttgaattcctggtagacaccggtgctcaacattctgtattgacTCAGGCAAAGGGCCCCCTCTCTGATAAAAAATCTTAGGTGATTGGGGCTacgggccagaaacaatatgtgtGGACTACCCGGAGAACAGTGGatttaggagtaggacgagtaaacCACTCGTTCCTTGTCATACTGGAATGCCCCACACCCCTGTTAGGAAGAGACATCTTAACCAAAGTGGgggcccaaatatcctttcaaGCCGGGGAACCTCTGGTGACCAATCAAGAGAATAAACCTTTGAGCTTAAGCGTCCTGACTATAAGATTAGAAGATGAATACCGTCTTTTTAAGGAGCCGGAGCCCTCCAAAATAAGTCAGGAGTGGTTTGACcggttcccaggagcctgggcggaaaCGGCCGGCATGGgactcgccaagaaccagccccctgtagtcatagaactaaaagcttcagccttgccagtaactgtgagacaatatccaatgagtaaagaagccagggacggAATTAAGCcgcatatccagaagcttatggaacaggggatattagtaaaatgtcaatccccatggaacacccccttgctgcctgtaaaaaaggcaggaacgggagactaccgaccagtacaagatttaagagaagttaataaaaggacacaggacattcaccccactgtGCCAAATccttataacctactaagctccctggccccggaaaacacctggtattcagttttagatttaaaagatgctttcttttgtctgcgcttgcaccagagcagccaaccgctgtttgcttttgaatggaaagatccctccacaggaactactggacaattgacctggactcgatTGCCACAAGGATttaagaactcgcccaccctcttcgacgAGGCTCTACATCAAGATTTGGCTTTCTACCAAGCTtctaacccacaggtaactttgttacagtatgttgatgacttattgatagccaccCCTACTCGGAGAACCTGCCAAAAGGCCACTGGAGCCCTTTTGGCTGAGCTTGCCAAATTGGGGTACAGGgtatctgctaagaaggcacagatctgccaacaacaagtgacttatttgggatactccctgagaaatgggaaaaggtggcttactgaagcccgaaagcagactgtgacgcagattccggttcCCACTACtgcacgccaggttcgcgagtttctggggacagcagagtTTTGTAGActgtggatacccggatatgcttcttTGGCAGCCCCTCTGTATCCCCTCACTAAAGgagcagccccgtttgtttggggatctgaacaacaacaggcctttgatgatatcaaaaagGCCCTCCTCTCGGCACCCGCTCTGGCATTGCCAGACATAACTAAGCCATTTATCCTTTTCGTGGATGAACGGaacggagtagctcgaggagtattgacccaacaatggggaccttggaagagacctgtcgcctatttgtctaaaaaattagaccccgtgagtagtggatggcccacttgtttgagagtagtggcagctgtggccctcttagttaaagattctgacaagctaacgctgggacaaaaactcactgtggttgctcctCATGCACTGGAAAGCGTAATTCgacaaccacccgaaagatggatgtcgaatgccagaatgactcactatcaaaccttactcctgaatcgtgatcgtgtggaatttgcctCGCCTGCCATCCTAAACccggctactctgctccccgatgtgggaaaagaagtgcttcatacctgccaggaaatcctggctgaggagacggggacccGTCGGGACTTACGAGATCAGCCCTTAGAAGGACCGGGACTCCTGACCTGGtacacagacgggagcagttacatcatgggaggtaagaggatggcaggagctgcagtagtagatgatgacCGAATTGTGTGGGCCAGCGGActcccaacgggcacttctgcgcaGGGGGCAGAGCTCGTCGCCCTGACTCAGgctttaaagatggcagaaggtaagagacttaacgtctatactgACAGCCGTTACGCTTTTGCCACTGCTCATATACACGGGGCTATACATAGACAGAGAGAGCTGCTGACTTCTGCCGggaaagatgttaaaaataaacaagaaatcttagatctgttagaagccatccatagacctagagaagtagcaataatacattgccctgggcatcaaaaaagtgactctccaatagctcaaggaaacagaagggcggaccaagccgcaaaacaagcagcccagggaatgaacaTCTTACCCCTCCAGGTGTACCCAGAAGCCACATGTAGTAAGAACTTTCAGTATACCCCCGAGGATCTTGCTCAGATGGACAAGTTGGGGATCCAAAaatccccaccccttggaatgtataagtcagaagatgggaaaattatcctgccccagaaaaaggcaggagaatacttaaggcaattacatCAGTTGACATATTTGGGGGCCAATAATCTAAAAACCCTGGTTCGAGATTCCCCTTATCATATCATCGGTTTGGGAAAATTGGcagacgaggttgtaagaaattgtgttccttgccaattagtaaatgtgaacaGACATCAAGTAATATGCAGAAAGAGGCTTCGAGGAGATCGGCTAGGAgcctactgggaagttgacttcactgaaattaagcctgctaagtatggatataaatacctcctagttttcctagacaccttttcaggatgggcagaggcgttccccaccaaaactgagacagctcagatggtgtcc